One genomic region from Pyxicephalus adspersus chromosome 1, UCB_Pads_2.0, whole genome shotgun sequence encodes:
- the DYNLL2 gene encoding dynein light chain 2, cytoplasmic encodes MSDRKAVIKNADMSEDMQQDAVDCATQAMEKYNIEKDIAAYIKKEFDKKYNPTWHCIVGRNFGSYVTHETKHFIYFYLGQVAILLFKSG; translated from the exons ATGTCTGACAGAAAGGCTGTGATCAAGAATGCTGACATGTCTGAGGACATGCAGCAGGATGCTGTGGACTGTGCCACACAAGCTATGGAGAAGTACAACATTGAAAAAGACATTGCTGCCTATATCAAAAAG gaaTTTGACAAAAAATACAATCCAACTTGGCACTGCATTGTGGGCAGAAACTTTGGCAGCTACGTAACACACGAGACCAAACACTTCATCTATTTCTATTTGGGCCAGGTTGCAATTCTTCTCTTCAAGTCTGGCTAG